A genomic segment from Curtobacterium sp. MCSS17_007 encodes:
- a CDS encoding thiolase family protein, with protein MPKASDVVFVDGVRTPFGRAGEKGVFWKTRADDLAVHAMRGLLDRNSQLDGAAVDDVAVAATTQQGDQGLTLGRTVGMLAGLPKSVPGYAIDRMCAGAMTSVTTLAGAIAFGAADVAIAGGVEHMGRHPMGFGADVNPRFVAERMVATDALVMGSTAERLHDRFPAITKDRTDAFAVQSQQRYAAAWAAGKLQPDVIPVEVNTGEGWDIVTTDEPPRPGTTLEALAALRTPFRPHGRVTAGNAAGLNDGATMSLLASEDGAKQHGLPTKMRMVSFAFAGVEPEVMGVGPVPATDKALRKAGLTIDDIGLFEINEAFAVQVLAFLDNYGIAQDSPNVNAWGGAIAVGHPLASSGVRLMNQLAAQFAERPDVRYGITTMCIGLGQGGTVIWENPNFSKSAARKAA; from the coding sequence TTGCCCAAGGCATCAGACGTCGTGTTCGTGGACGGTGTGCGCACACCGTTCGGACGAGCCGGTGAGAAGGGGGTGTTCTGGAAGACCCGCGCCGACGACCTCGCGGTCCACGCGATGCGCGGTCTGCTCGACCGGAACAGCCAGCTCGACGGCGCGGCGGTCGACGACGTCGCCGTGGCCGCCACCACCCAGCAGGGCGACCAGGGCCTGACCCTCGGCCGCACGGTCGGCATGCTGGCCGGTCTGCCGAAGTCGGTCCCCGGCTACGCGATCGACCGGATGTGCGCCGGCGCGATGACGAGCGTCACCACGCTGGCCGGCGCGATCGCCTTCGGCGCCGCCGACGTCGCCATCGCCGGTGGGGTCGAGCACATGGGTCGCCACCCGATGGGCTTCGGCGCCGACGTGAACCCGCGGTTCGTCGCGGAGCGCATGGTCGCGACCGACGCACTCGTCATGGGCAGCACCGCCGAGCGACTGCACGACCGCTTCCCCGCCATCACGAAGGACCGCACCGACGCCTTCGCCGTCCAGTCGCAGCAGCGCTACGCCGCCGCGTGGGCGGCCGGCAAGCTGCAGCCCGACGTGATCCCGGTCGAGGTGAACACCGGCGAGGGCTGGGACATCGTCACGACGGACGAGCCGCCGCGTCCGGGTACCACCCTGGAGGCCCTGGCTGCGCTGCGCACGCCGTTCCGGCCCCACGGACGGGTCACCGCCGGCAACGCGGCCGGTCTCAACGACGGCGCCACCATGAGCCTGCTCGCGTCCGAGGACGGCGCGAAGCAGCACGGTCTGCCGACGAAGATGCGCATGGTCTCGTTCGCATTCGCGGGCGTCGAGCCCGAGGTGATGGGCGTCGGTCCCGTGCCCGCGACCGACAAGGCGCTCCGCAAGGCGGGCCTGACGATCGACGACATCGGCCTGTTCGAGATCAACGAGGCGTTCGCCGTCCAGGTGCTCGCGTTCCTCGACAACTACGGCATCGCCCAGGACTCCCCGAACGTGAACGCCTGGGGCGGCGCGATCGCCGTCGGGCACCCGCTCGCGTCGAGCGGTGTCCGCCTGATGAACCAGCTCGCCGCGCAGTTCGCCGAGCGACCGGACGTCCGGTACGGCATCACGACGATGTGCATCGGCCTGGGCCAGGGCGGCACCGTCATCTGGGAGAACCCGAACTTCAGCAAGAGCGCGGCACGGAAGGCGGCCTGA
- a CDS encoding aconitate hydratase: MAAVNSFGSKDTLSVGGVDYAFHRIDTVPGHEKLPYSLKVLLENLLRTEDGANVTEEQIRALGSWKPEAEPDTEIQFSPARVVMQDFTGVPCIVDLATMREAMAQIGGDPNKINPLSPAEMVIDHSVVADLFGREDALQRNTDLEYERNGERYQFLRWGQTAFEDFKVVPPGTGIVHQVNIEYLAKVTYTREFDGELYAYPDTLVGTDSHTTMVNGLGVLGWGVGGIEAEAAMLGQPVSMLIPKVVGFKLSGSIPAGVTATDVVLTITQELRKHGVVGKFVEFYGEGVSEVPLANRATIGNMSPEFGSTAAIFPVDAVTLDYLRLTGRSEDQIALVEAYSKAQGLWHDPSVEPAYSEYMELDLSTVVPSISGPKRPQDRIELSKAKDQFEVDLANYASIDHSEEDKAVADTFPASDPVAAAPGDEHAVDDLQDAPASEVPVHASSAPGTVSKPTSVSVADGDTFTIDHGAVAIAAITSCTNTSNPSVMMAAGILARNAAKKGLKAKPWVKTTLAPGSKVVTDYYEKAGLTSYLEDLGFYTVGYGCTTCIGNSGPLPEEISQAVQDNDLAVTAVLSGNRNFEGRINPDVKMNYLASPPLVIAYALAGSMHFDFDKDALGTDQDGKDVYLQDIWPDAAEVQDVIDSSIDTEMFTHEYGSVFEGDDRWKNLPTPTGDTFEWDQESTYVRKPPYFEGMTMQPDAVSDISGARVLAKLGDSVTTDHISPAGSIKADSPAGRYLAEHGVDRKDFNSYGSRRGNHEVMIRGTFANIRLRNQLLDGVEGGYTRDFTTSDGEQSFIYDASQHYQEQGIPLVIFGGKEYGSGSSRDWAAKGTNLLGVKAVITESFERIHRSNLIGMGVVPLQFPAGETVESLGLDGTEVVSISGLTELNEGRTPKTVHVTAEPSEHSPAGKQTVEFDAVVRIDTPGEADYYRNGGILQYVLRSLV, encoded by the coding sequence GTGGCTGCAGTCAACAGCTTCGGCTCGAAGGACACGCTCTCGGTTGGGGGTGTCGACTACGCGTTCCACCGGATCGACACGGTGCCGGGGCACGAGAAGCTCCCGTACAGCCTGAAGGTGCTGCTCGAGAACCTGCTCCGCACCGAGGACGGCGCGAACGTCACCGAGGAGCAGATCCGCGCGCTCGGCTCGTGGAAGCCCGAGGCCGAGCCGGACACCGAGATCCAGTTCTCGCCGGCCCGTGTGGTCATGCAGGACTTCACGGGCGTCCCGTGCATCGTCGACCTCGCCACCATGCGCGAGGCGATGGCGCAGATCGGCGGCGACCCGAACAAGATCAACCCGCTCTCGCCGGCCGAGATGGTCATCGACCACTCCGTCGTCGCCGACCTGTTCGGCCGCGAGGACGCGCTGCAGCGCAACACCGACCTCGAGTACGAGCGCAACGGTGAGCGCTACCAGTTCCTCCGCTGGGGCCAGACCGCGTTCGAGGACTTCAAGGTCGTCCCGCCGGGCACCGGCATCGTGCACCAGGTCAACATCGAGTACCTGGCGAAGGTCACGTACACGCGTGAGTTCGACGGTGAGCTCTACGCCTACCCGGACACCCTGGTCGGCACCGACTCGCACACCACTATGGTGAACGGCCTCGGCGTGCTCGGGTGGGGCGTCGGCGGCATCGAGGCCGAGGCCGCGATGCTCGGCCAGCCCGTGTCGATGCTCATCCCGAAGGTCGTCGGCTTCAAGCTGTCCGGTTCGATCCCGGCCGGCGTCACCGCGACCGACGTGGTGCTCACCATCACGCAGGAGCTCCGCAAGCACGGCGTCGTGGGCAAGTTCGTCGAGTTCTACGGCGAGGGCGTCTCCGAGGTCCCGCTCGCGAACCGCGCCACCATCGGCAACATGTCGCCGGAGTTCGGCTCGACCGCCGCGATCTTCCCCGTCGACGCCGTCACGCTCGACTACCTGCGCCTGACCGGCCGCTCGGAGGACCAGATCGCCCTGGTCGAGGCGTACTCGAAGGCGCAGGGCCTGTGGCACGACCCGTCGGTGGAGCCGGCGTACTCCGAGTACATGGAGCTCGACCTGTCGACGGTCGTCCCCTCGATCTCCGGTCCGAAGCGCCCGCAGGACCGCATCGAGCTGTCGAAGGCCAAGGACCAGTTCGAGGTCGACCTCGCCAACTACGCGAGCATCGACCACTCCGAGGAGGACAAGGCCGTCGCGGACACCTTCCCGGCGTCCGACCCGGTCGCCGCCGCCCCGGGTGACGAGCACGCCGTCGACGACCTGCAGGACGCCCCGGCGTCGGAGGTCCCGGTGCATGCCTCGAGCGCGCCGGGCACGGTCTCGAAGCCCACGTCGGTCTCGGTGGCCGACGGCGACACCTTCACCATCGACCACGGCGCCGTCGCGATCGCCGCGATCACCTCGTGCACGAACACGTCGAACCCGTCGGTGATGATGGCCGCCGGCATCCTCGCGCGGAACGCCGCGAAGAAGGGCCTCAAGGCCAAGCCGTGGGTCAAGACCACGCTCGCGCCGGGCTCGAAGGTCGTCACGGACTACTACGAGAAGGCCGGGCTCACCAGCTACCTCGAAGACCTCGGTTTCTACACGGTCGGCTACGGCTGCACCACCTGCATCGGCAACTCGGGCCCGCTGCCCGAGGAGATCTCGCAGGCCGTGCAGGACAACGACCTCGCCGTCACCGCGGTGCTCTCCGGCAACCGCAACTTCGAGGGCCGCATCAACCCCGACGTGAAGATGAACTACCTGGCGTCCCCGCCGCTGGTCATCGCCTACGCCCTGGCCGGGTCGATGCACTTCGACTTCGACAAGGACGCCCTGGGGACCGACCAGGACGGCAAGGACGTCTACCTGCAGGACATCTGGCCCGACGCGGCCGAGGTGCAGGACGTCATCGACTCGTCGATCGACACCGAGATGTTCACCCACGAGTACGGCTCCGTGTTCGAGGGCGACGACCGCTGGAAGAACCTGCCGACCCCCACGGGCGACACCTTCGAGTGGGACCAGGAGTCGACGTACGTCCGGAAGCCCCCGTACTTCGAGGGCATGACGATGCAGCCCGACGCGGTCTCGGACATCTCCGGCGCCCGCGTCCTGGCGAAGCTCGGCGACTCGGTCACCACCGACCACATCTCGCCGGCCGGTTCGATCAAGGCCGACAGCCCCGCTGGTCGCTACCTGGCCGAGCACGGCGTCGACCGCAAGGACTTCAACTCGTACGGCTCGCGTCGCGGCAACCACGAGGTGATGATCCGCGGCACGTTCGCGAACATCCGCCTGCGCAACCAGCTGCTCGACGGAGTGGAGGGCGGCTACACCCGCGACTTCACCACCTCCGACGGTGAGCAGTCGTTCATCTACGACGCCTCGCAGCACTACCAGGAGCAGGGCATCCCGCTCGTCATCTTCGGTGGCAAGGAGTACGGCTCCGGCTCGTCGCGCGACTGGGCGGCGAAGGGCACGAACCTGCTCGGCGTCAAGGCGGTCATCACCGAGAGCTTCGAGCGGATCCACCGCTCGAACCTCATCGGCATGGGTGTCGTCCCGCTGCAGTTCCCGGCGGGCGAGACGGTCGAGTCGCTCGGCCTCGACGGCACCGAGGTCGTCTCGATCTCCGGGCTGACCGAGCTGAACGAGGGTCGCACGCCGAAGACCGTGCACGTCACGGCGGAGCCGAGCGAGCACTCGCCGGCCGGCAAGCAGACCGTCGAGTTCGACGCGGTCGTCCGCATCGACACCCCCGGAGAGGCCGACTACTACCGCAACGGCGGCATCCTGCAGTACGTGCTCCGGTCGCTCGTCTGA
- a CDS encoding HRDC domain-containing protein, producing the protein MIEDRDEYLQAVAAIAAGHGPVAVDAERASGYRYSQRAYLIQVFRRGAGAFLFDPIPIGDFAELQEAIVDEEWLFHAASQDLPCLQEVGLVPTRIFDTELGARIAGFPRVGLGAVVEQLLGITLAKAHSAADWSTRPLPQAWLVYAALDVELLPDLRDALAAVLDAAGKSRIAAEEFAAVLTRAPKPPKAEPWRRLSGMHALRGARALAIARSLWTARDAYAREVDTAPGRIIPDSAIVAAAAANPTSKSELSAVKAFTGRASRSELDRWWAAVEEGRTTDDLPKLRGTGEATLPPPRAWADRNPDADRRYKAARAAVVARAEELDVPVENLLTPETLRVVSWEPPTPIATETVGAALASHDARPWQVEETASIIADAFVEAAQQPAAERNTGS; encoded by the coding sequence GTGATCGAGGACCGCGACGAGTACCTGCAGGCGGTCGCCGCGATCGCCGCCGGACACGGCCCGGTCGCGGTCGACGCCGAGCGCGCGAGCGGCTACCGGTACTCGCAGCGGGCGTACCTGATCCAGGTCTTCCGCCGCGGCGCCGGGGCGTTCCTGTTCGACCCGATCCCGATCGGCGACTTCGCGGAGCTGCAGGAGGCGATCGTCGACGAGGAGTGGCTCTTCCACGCCGCCTCGCAGGACCTGCCGTGCCTGCAGGAGGTCGGCCTCGTCCCGACCCGCATCTTCGACACCGAACTGGGTGCCCGGATCGCCGGGTTCCCCCGGGTCGGCCTCGGCGCGGTCGTCGAGCAGCTCCTCGGCATCACGCTCGCCAAGGCGCACTCCGCCGCCGACTGGTCGACGCGTCCGCTCCCCCAGGCGTGGCTCGTCTACGCCGCGCTCGACGTCGAACTGCTCCCGGACCTGCGCGACGCCCTCGCCGCGGTGCTCGACGCCGCCGGCAAGTCCCGGATCGCCGCCGAGGAGTTCGCCGCCGTCCTGACTCGGGCCCCGAAGCCCCCGAAGGCCGAGCCGTGGCGTCGCCTGTCCGGCATGCACGCGCTCCGCGGCGCGCGTGCACTCGCGATCGCCCGGTCGCTCTGGACCGCCCGCGACGCCTACGCCCGCGAGGTCGACACCGCCCCGGGGCGCATCATCCCGGACTCGGCGATCGTGGCGGCCGCCGCGGCGAACCCGACCTCGAAGTCCGAGCTGAGCGCCGTGAAGGCCTTCACCGGCCGCGCGAGCCGCTCCGAGCTCGACCGCTGGTGGGCCGCCGTCGAGGAGGGACGCACGACCGACGACCTGCCGAAGCTCCGCGGCACCGGCGAGGCCACGCTCCCGCCACCCCGCGCCTGGGCGGACCGCAACCCCGACGCGGACCGCCGTTACAAGGCCGCACGGGCCGCCGTCGTCGCGCGCGCCGAGGAACTCGACGTGCCCGTCGAGAACCTGCTCACCCCGGAGACCCTGCGGGTGGTGTCCTGGGAGCCGCCGACGCCGATCGCGACCGAGACCGTCGGCGCTGCCCTGGCTTCCCACGACGCCCGCCCCTGGCAGGTCGAGGAGACGGCGTCGATCATCGCGGACGCCTTTGTCGAGGCCGCACAGCAGCCTGCTGCCGAGCGCAACACCGGCTCGTAG
- a CDS encoding 3-hydroxyacyl-CoA dehydrogenase NAD-binding domain-containing protein translates to MTTTPIDQLTELSADEVVTHSYVKHVPLPSGGTLALVTLDNGKDYKRPSTLGPRTMRELSDVLDTLRAEAAAGSIQAVAITGKEYCFAAGADLSQAAALPSREVAHELGALGHATLRKLTDLGVPSFAFVNGIALGGGLEIALHCTYRVFSSAAQGIGLPEVFLGIIPGWGGATLLPRLIGPEKALRVIVENPLKNNRLMDGPAAVELGIGDALIPSVTFLPSAVAWADGVVAGRTKVVRKNEPGMLEKAAWGTVVKVARQQVASKIGTVPKSPFRALDLVAAAKSGSLEERFAGEDDALADLLAGDQFAASMYAFDLVQKRAKKPVGAPEGVEAKKITKVGVLGAGLMASQFALLFARRLGVPVVITDVDQSRVDAGVERIRSSVDELLAKKRVSPDDANRIKALVSGSVSYDAFADADWVIEAVFEEMSVKQDVFRKIEQVIAPDAILATNTSSLSVDEMASVLEHPERLVGFHFFNPVAVMPLLEVVRAAKTSDEALATALAVAKTLKKTAIITADQPGFVVNRVLARVLGEAMRGVEEGTPFETVAEGAAPLGLPMSPFELLELVGLPVGAHVLDSHHAAWPERFYPGDGLKRIAEHGTILTRDKKGNATGYDAAAVKLVAPSKKDAQPVDAATMQQRFEDALADEVHRMLEDRVVEHVEEIDLGLILGAGYPFQAGGISPYLDRSGASERVFAGTFHDPAIVGPASR, encoded by the coding sequence ATGACCACCACCCCGATCGACCAGCTGACCGAGCTCAGTGCCGACGAGGTCGTCACCCACTCGTACGTCAAGCACGTGCCGCTGCCGTCCGGCGGCACGCTCGCACTCGTCACGCTCGACAACGGCAAGGACTACAAGCGTCCATCGACCCTCGGCCCGCGCACCATGCGCGAGCTGTCCGACGTGCTCGACACCCTGCGTGCCGAGGCTGCCGCCGGGAGCATCCAAGCGGTCGCGATCACCGGCAAGGAGTACTGCTTCGCCGCCGGCGCCGACCTGTCGCAGGCGGCGGCACTGCCCTCGCGCGAGGTCGCTCACGAACTCGGAGCGCTGGGCCACGCCACGCTCCGCAAGCTCACCGACCTCGGTGTGCCGTCGTTCGCGTTCGTGAACGGCATCGCGCTCGGTGGTGGGCTCGAGATCGCCCTGCACTGCACCTACCGGGTGTTCTCGTCAGCGGCACAGGGCATCGGCCTGCCCGAGGTCTTCCTCGGCATCATCCCCGGCTGGGGTGGCGCCACGCTGCTCCCTCGTCTGATCGGGCCCGAGAAGGCCCTCCGCGTCATCGTGGAGAACCCGCTGAAGAACAACCGGCTCATGGACGGCCCGGCCGCCGTCGAGCTCGGCATCGGCGACGCGCTCATCCCGTCGGTGACGTTCCTGCCGTCCGCGGTCGCCTGGGCGGACGGCGTCGTGGCCGGCCGCACGAAGGTGGTCCGCAAGAACGAGCCGGGCATGCTCGAGAAGGCCGCCTGGGGCACCGTCGTCAAGGTGGCGCGACAGCAGGTCGCCTCGAAGATCGGCACCGTCCCGAAGTCGCCGTTCCGAGCGCTCGACCTGGTCGCCGCCGCGAAGTCGGGGTCGCTCGAGGAGCGTTTCGCCGGCGAGGACGACGCCCTGGCCGACCTGCTCGCCGGTGACCAGTTCGCCGCGTCGATGTACGCGTTCGACCTCGTGCAGAAGCGCGCGAAGAAGCCCGTCGGCGCTCCCGAGGGCGTCGAGGCGAAGAAGATCACGAAGGTCGGCGTCCTCGGTGCCGGGCTCATGGCGTCCCAGTTCGCGCTGCTGTTCGCCCGACGGCTCGGGGTCCCGGTCGTCATCACCGACGTCGACCAGTCGCGGGTCGACGCCGGCGTCGAGCGCATCCGGTCCTCGGTCGACGAGCTGCTCGCCAAGAAGCGGGTCTCCCCGGACGACGCGAACCGCATCAAGGCACTCGTGAGCGGTTCGGTGTCGTACGACGCGTTCGCGGACGCCGACTGGGTCATCGAGGCCGTCTTCGAGGAGATGAGCGTCAAGCAGGACGTGTTCCGGAAGATCGAGCAGGTCATCGCGCCCGACGCGATCCTGGCGACCAACACCTCGTCGCTGTCGGTCGACGAGATGGCGTCGGTGCTCGAGCACCCGGAGCGCCTCGTCGGCTTCCACTTCTTCAACCCGGTCGCCGTGATGCCCCTGCTCGAGGTGGTCCGCGCTGCGAAGACCTCGGACGAGGCCCTCGCCACGGCCCTCGCCGTCGCGAAGACCCTGAAGAAGACCGCGATCATCACGGCCGACCAGCCGGGCTTCGTCGTCAACCGGGTGCTCGCCCGGGTGCTCGGCGAGGCGATGCGCGGCGTCGAGGAGGGCACTCCCTTCGAGACCGTCGCCGAGGGTGCGGCACCGCTCGGTCTGCCGATGTCACCGTTCGAGCTGCTCGAGCTCGTCGGCCTGCCCGTCGGCGCACACGTGCTCGACTCCCACCACGCCGCGTGGCCCGAGCGCTTCTACCCCGGTGACGGCCTGAAGCGGATCGCGGAGCACGGGACGATCCTGACCCGCGACAAGAAGGGCAACGCGACCGGGTACGACGCCGCCGCCGTGAAGCTCGTCGCGCCGTCCAAGAAGGATGCGCAGCCGGTCGATGCGGCCACGATGCAGCAGCGGTTCGAGGACGCCCTGGCCGACGAGGTGCACCGCATGCTCGAGGACCGCGTGGTCGAGCACGTCGAGGAGATCGACCTCGGGCTGATCCTCGGCGCGGGCTACCCGTTCCAGGCCGGCGGCATCAGCCCCTACCTCGACCGTTCGGGTGCGTCCGAGCGTGTCTTCGCCGGCACGTTCCACGACCCGGCGATCGTCGGCCCCGCCTCACGCTGA
- the dxs gene encoding 1-deoxy-D-xylulose-5-phosphate synthase yields the protein MSLLSSITSPRDLTRLSDAQMTELAAEIRRFLVAEVAKTGGHLGPNLGVVELTLAMHRVFDSPHDPFVFDTGHQSYVHKLVTGRQDFSGLRERGGLAGYPQRSESEHDIVESSHASSSLSWADGISRAFRQTGQDDRTVVAVVGDGALTGGMTWEALNNISDSNDRRLVIVVNDNGRSYAPTIGGMARFLSSVRTRREYRALFEKSQAVASRFGAPGRAFYRGVRGGLHGFLSRFTNNEALYSNLDIKYIGPVNGHDQRAMEAALRQAKAYGAPTIVHAITEKGHGFEPALRDQADQFHAVGHIDPETGESLDVSAGPSWTSVFASTLASVGADDERIVAITAAMLRPTGLHLFQEQHPDRVIDVGIAEQHAVTTAAGLAYGGLHPVVALYATFLNRAFDQVLMDVALHRAGVTFVLDRAGITGPDGPSHHGMWDLALLQVVPGIRIAAPRDAATLREEFREAVAVDDAPTVLRWSKGSVGPDIAAERRLSDGVDVLRSPSSDQEPDVLFVAVGSMVPVALEAAALLEAQGIGATVVDPRWVVPIPSSLIELSRDHRLVITIEDGVRVGGVGTRLRQDLRAAGVDTGVNELGLPDAFIDHASRSQILADVGLTAQAIARDVIDQVVGTKLPQAKPARTRESADR from the coding sequence GTGAGCCTGCTGAGCAGCATCACGTCGCCGCGCGACCTCACGCGTCTGTCGGACGCGCAGATGACGGAACTGGCCGCCGAGATCCGTCGGTTCCTGGTCGCCGAGGTCGCGAAGACCGGCGGGCACCTCGGGCCGAACCTCGGGGTCGTCGAGCTGACGCTCGCGATGCACCGCGTGTTCGACTCGCCACACGACCCCTTCGTGTTCGACACCGGGCACCAGTCGTACGTGCACAAGCTCGTCACCGGACGACAGGACTTCTCGGGGCTGCGTGAGCGCGGCGGCCTGGCCGGGTACCCGCAGCGGAGCGAGTCGGAGCACGACATCGTCGAGTCCTCGCACGCGTCCTCGTCGCTGTCCTGGGCGGACGGGATCTCCCGCGCCTTCCGGCAGACCGGGCAGGACGACCGCACCGTCGTCGCGGTCGTCGGGGACGGCGCGCTCACGGGCGGGATGACGTGGGAGGCGCTCAACAACATCTCGGACAGCAACGACCGCCGGCTCGTCATCGTCGTCAACGACAACGGCCGGTCGTACGCACCGACGATCGGGGGCATGGCGCGCTTCCTCAGCTCCGTCCGGACCCGCCGCGAGTACCGGGCGCTGTTCGAGAAGTCGCAGGCCGTCGCCTCCCGGTTCGGCGCACCTGGGCGTGCGTTCTACCGCGGTGTGCGCGGGGGCCTCCACGGCTTCCTGTCGCGGTTCACGAACAACGAGGCGCTGTACTCGAACCTCGACATCAAGTACATCGGCCCGGTGAACGGGCACGACCAGCGGGCGATGGAGGCGGCGCTCCGGCAGGCGAAGGCGTACGGCGCGCCGACGATCGTGCACGCGATCACCGAGAAGGGCCACGGCTTCGAGCCGGCGCTCCGCGACCAGGCGGACCAGTTCCACGCCGTCGGACACATCGACCCGGAGACGGGGGAGTCGCTCGACGTCTCCGCCGGACCGTCGTGGACGTCGGTGTTCGCGTCGACGCTGGCGTCGGTCGGTGCCGACGACGAGCGCATCGTGGCGATCACCGCCGCGATGCTCCGGCCGACCGGGCTCCACCTGTTCCAGGAGCAGCACCCAGATCGGGTGATCGATGTCGGCATCGCGGAGCAGCACGCGGTGACGACCGCCGCGGGGCTGGCGTACGGCGGCCTGCACCCCGTCGTGGCGCTCTACGCGACCTTCCTGAACCGGGCGTTCGACCAGGTGCTGATGGACGTCGCCCTGCACCGGGCGGGCGTGACCTTCGTGCTCGACCGCGCGGGCATCACCGGGCCCGACGGGCCATCACACCACGGCATGTGGGACCTCGCGCTGCTGCAGGTCGTACCGGGGATCCGGATCGCCGCACCGCGTGACGCCGCGACCCTCCGCGAGGAGTTCCGCGAGGCCGTCGCCGTCGACGACGCCCCGACGGTGCTGCGCTGGTCGAAGGGGTCGGTCGGGCCGGACATCGCCGCCGAGCGGCGGCTGTCCGACGGGGTGGACGTGCTGCGTTCCCCGTCGTCGGACCAGGAGCCAGACGTCCTGTTCGTCGCCGTCGGGTCGATGGTGCCCGTCGCGCTCGAGGCGGCGGCGCTGCTCGAAGCCCAGGGCATCGGTGCGACGGTGGTCGACCCGCGGTGGGTCGTGCCGATCCCGTCGTCGCTCATCGAGCTGTCGCGCGACCACCGCCTCGTCATCACGATCGAGGACGGCGTGCGCGTGGGCGGTGTCGGGACCCGGCTGCGGCAGGACCTGCGCGCCGCCGGGGTCGACACCGGGGTGAACGAGCTCGGGCTGCCCGACGCGTTCATCGACCACGCGTCGCGGTCGCAGATCCTGGCCGACGTGGGGCTGACGGCCCAGGCGATCGCCCGCGACGTCATCGACCAGGTGGTCGGCACCAAGCTGCCCCAGGCGAAGCCGGCGCGGACGCGGGAGTCGGCGGACCGCTGA
- a CDS encoding DUF3000 domain-containing protein: MRAFVASGRTRTETTVTEIPSPSRIAPFSIALAADVSGAVHGIDSDLGTGRFIALYDPAEPEGWGGAFRVVTFAQAPLEPEIGVDEFVADVTWSWLVDALAAHGATYDRASGTATKIISRGYGDLAAQGDGAQLELRASWTPRDEDLTAHVEAWEEIVAMLAGLPPASDGVTLLAPRRTTK; the protein is encoded by the coding sequence CTGCGCGCGTTCGTCGCATCGGGCCGGACCCGCACCGAGACCACCGTCACCGAGATCCCCTCGCCGTCGCGGATCGCGCCGTTCTCGATCGCCCTCGCGGCGGACGTGTCGGGCGCCGTGCACGGCATTGACTCCGACCTCGGGACCGGCCGCTTCATCGCGCTGTACGACCCCGCAGAACCCGAGGGGTGGGGCGGCGCGTTCCGCGTCGTGACGTTCGCGCAGGCGCCGCTCGAACCGGAGATCGGCGTCGACGAGTTCGTCGCCGACGTCACCTGGAGCTGGCTCGTCGACGCGCTCGCGGCCCACGGGGCGACCTACGACCGGGCGTCGGGCACGGCGACCAAGATCATCTCGCGCGGCTACGGCGACCTCGCAGCCCAGGGCGACGGCGCACAGCTCGAGCTCCGGGCCTCGTGGACGCCCCGCGACGAGGACCTGACCGCGCACGTCGAAGCATGGGAGGAGATCGTCGCGATGCTCGCGGGGCTCCCGCCGGCGTCCGACGGCGTGACCCTGCTGGCTCCGAGGAGGACCACGAAGTGA
- a CDS encoding type II toxin-antitoxin system Phd/YefM family antitoxin, whose amino-acid sequence MNSIFESVSTREFRADLAAVMGRATFGHERIAVTRNGKVAVSSSVSTTWNSSSSSRTLRTCVLAWRVRAVSVSVSKQGTDIEPGCVPGSMSVPWSGR is encoded by the coding sequence ATGAACAGCATCTTCGAATCGGTGTCGACGAGGGAGTTCCGCGCAGACCTCGCCGCTGTCATGGGCCGGGCGACGTTCGGGCACGAGCGGATCGCCGTCACGCGCAACGGCAAGGTCGCGGTGTCGTCCTCGGTCTCGACGACCTGGAACTCCTCGAGCAGCTCGAGGACGCTGCGGACCTGCGTCCTCGCCTGGCGGGTGCGCGCCGTGTCGGTGTCGGTGTCGAAGCAGGGAACCGACATCGAGCCAGGCTGCGTGCCTGGTTCGATGTCGGTTCCGTGGTCGGGACGGTGA